In Deltaproteobacteria bacterium, a single window of DNA contains:
- a CDS encoding DNA internalization-related competence protein ComEC/Rec2 yields the protein MATPCDRPSRFARNRPLAFPIPAYMHAAARLPAAAIAFAVGIAVATQTGPLSTAAGAWTALAVAAMAAALGWPGRRWRVAAGLAATAAAGAATAAWHDARRPRPTTGAAAADDRARDAIAGTVDGAVDRFGDRQRFRLTLAPPATGVVEVTVDGGAPVLPGDRVVAAGRLRTPRGYRVPGARDAAAAARRRGVDYALAARADDVRVIGARWTPYRAAARAQRAVAAFIDGRGGDPDGRAVLRAMIAGDRGAIDDGIADRFRAAGIAHLLAVSGLHLAATALLVFAGLRRLWAAVPALAARADPTRVAAAVAAPAAVAYTWMTGARTPTLRALAVVLCVLAAHVVRRRARLADALAVAAIGLLVASPAALFEPSFQLSFAAAATIAAVGPRAGRGAAGLVRVTAWLWIALAPLLVHLFGELPVGGLVANLVAVPAVELVVLPLGLAGVALGGACPWLGGPVVDAAIAAAAGVDAIAEWVARTVPPVRLFPLTPFELVAAGAAVAFALAGGRRARAAAAVAAAACAASYAWPRAPDDVVVTFIDVGQGDAALVELPDGGAWLIDAGGLPFADAPADQALPGERAVMPLLARRHIDRIDVVVLSHPHPDHVAGLAALRGRVDIGEVWTARDADYRDALRGLRVVHPPLGVARQRAGASLEVLAPRYEQPVARADPVCGDNDNSLVVRLSYGGARVLFAGDIEDEGEQLVAARGDVRADVVKVPHHGSRTSSTPAFVDAVGARHAVISCGRANRFGFPAREVVDRWAASGARVWRTDRDGTVAFRLDAAGAHPIEPE from the coding sequence GTGGCGACCCCGTGCGACCGTCCGTCGCGATTCGCGCGCAACCGCCCGCTCGCGTTTCCGATACCCGCATACATGCACGCCGCCGCTCGCTTGCCCGCCGCGGCCATCGCGTTCGCGGTCGGGATCGCCGTCGCGACGCAGACCGGTCCGCTGTCGACGGCCGCGGGCGCGTGGACGGCGCTCGCGGTCGCCGCGATGGCTGCCGCGCTCGGGTGGCCCGGCCGCCGGTGGCGGGTGGCGGCGGGCCTGGCCGCGACCGCCGCCGCCGGTGCCGCGACGGCCGCGTGGCACGACGCGCGGCGGCCGCGGCCGACGACCGGCGCGGCCGCGGCCGACGACCGGGCCAGAGACGCGATCGCCGGTACGGTCGACGGTGCCGTCGACCGCTTCGGGGACCGCCAGCGGTTTCGTCTGACGCTCGCGCCGCCCGCCACCGGCGTGGTGGAGGTCACCGTCGACGGCGGCGCGCCCGTGTTGCCGGGGGATCGCGTCGTCGCGGCCGGCCGCCTGCGCACGCCGCGCGGGTACCGGGTCCCGGGCGCGCGCGATGCGGCGGCGGCGGCGCGCCGGCGCGGCGTCGACTACGCGCTGGCCGCCCGCGCCGACGACGTGCGCGTCATCGGCGCGCGGTGGACGCCCTACCGGGCCGCGGCGAGGGCGCAGCGGGCCGTCGCCGCGTTCATCGACGGGCGCGGCGGCGACCCCGACGGCCGCGCCGTCCTGCGCGCGATGATCGCCGGCGACCGCGGCGCGATCGACGACGGCATCGCGGATCGGTTTCGCGCCGCCGGCATCGCGCACCTCTTGGCGGTGAGCGGCCTGCACCTGGCGGCGACCGCGCTGCTGGTGTTCGCCGGCCTGCGTCGGTTGTGGGCCGCCGTGCCGGCCCTGGCCGCGCGCGCCGACCCGACCCGCGTCGCCGCGGCGGTCGCCGCGCCGGCGGCGGTCGCCTACACGTGGATGACCGGCGCGCGCACGCCGACGCTGCGCGCGCTCGCGGTCGTGTTGTGCGTGCTCGCGGCGCACGTCGTGCGCCGTCGCGCGCGGCTCGCCGATGCGCTCGCGGTCGCGGCCATCGGCCTGTTGGTGGCGTCCCCCGCGGCGCTGTTCGAGCCGTCGTTTCAGCTGTCGTTCGCCGCGGCCGCGACGATTGCGGCGGTCGGCCCGCGCGCGGGACGCGGCGCGGCCGGCCTGGTGCGCGTCACCGCGTGGTTGTGGATCGCGCTCGCACCGTTGCTCGTGCATCTTTTTGGCGAACTGCCGGTCGGCGGCCTCGTCGCCAACCTCGTCGCCGTGCCGGCGGTCGAACTCGTCGTGTTGCCGCTCGGTCTCGCCGGCGTCGCGCTCGGCGGCGCGTGTCCATGGCTCGGTGGCCCCGTCGTCGATGCCGCGATCGCGGCGGCCGCCGGCGTCGACGCGATCGCGGAGTGGGTGGCCCGGACGGTGCCCCCGGTGCGCCTGTTTCCGCTCACGCCGTTCGAACTGGTGGCCGCGGGTGCCGCGGTCGCGTTCGCGCTCGCCGGCGGGCGCCGGGCCCGGGCCGCCGCCGCCGTCGCGGCGGCCGCGTGCGCCGCGTCCTACGCGTGGCCGCGCGCCCCCGACGACGTGGTCGTCACGTTCATCGACGTCGGCCAGGGCGACGCCGCGCTCGTCGAACTGCCCGACGGCGGGGCGTGGCTCATCGACGCCGGGGGCCTGCCGTTCGCTGACGCGCCCGCCGACCAGGCGTTGCCCGGCGAGCGGGCCGTGATGCCGCTGCTCGCGCGCCGCCACATCGATCGCATCGACGTCGTCGTTCTGTCGCATCCGCACCCGGATCACGTCGCCGGCCTCGCGGCGCTGCGCGGCCGCGTCGACATCGGTGAGGTGTGGACCGCGCGCGACGCCGACTACCGCGACGCGCTGCGCGGGTTGCGCGTCGTCCACCCGCCGCTCGGCGTCGCCCGGCAACGCGCGGGCGCGTCGCTCGAGGTGCTGGCGCCGCGCTACGAGCAGCCGGTGGCGCGCGCCGACCCGGTGTGCGGCGACAACGACAATTCGCTGGTCGTGCGGCTGTCGTACGGCGGCGCGCGCGTGCTGTTCGCGGGCGACATCGAGGACGAGGGCGAGCAGCTCGTCGCCGCGCGCGGCGACGTGCGCGCCGACGTCGTCAAGGTCCCGCATCACGGCAGCCGCACGTCGTCGACGCCGGCGTTCGTCGACGCGGTCGGCGCCCGGCACGCGGTCATCTCGTGCGGTCGCGCGAACCGTTTCGGGTTTCCCGCGCGCGAGGTCGTCGACCGCTGGGCGGCGTCCGGGGCGCGCGTGTGGCGCACGGATCGGGACGGCACGGTGGCGTTTCGCCTCGACGCCGCAGGCGCGCATCCGATCGAGCCCGAGTAG
- a CDS encoding tetratricopeptide repeat protein translates to MQDRIGLRAFRGTRGFSAQPAPAAADTRGMRTCTAIAVALVTAATSGCARHARRSAPPEQAEVHVTRAMAALQGGDLDRAEAELTLALEYAPLPTAYNGLGLVARQRGDLRTAAFYFGRAIELNDDFAEAHSNLGAIALEQGDPIGAEEHFRAALAIDPGYREARHNLARALLLRGDYAGARAQLMKLTSADDQYADGWAELALVELALGHRAAADRAIRTALALDPAHATALRARADLARAGGDYAAALADYGAAIAARGEFADALVGRGVTYLLVGRRADALRDLERAVRLAPNDAAARFAYGAALADSGDDRGAVRELGHAIDLRAAWGAAYAEAHLLRAQARERLGDAAGARADYEAFVAAAGDRPGLAAQVAAARDRARRLR, encoded by the coding sequence ATGCAAGATCGCATCGGTTTGCGAGCCTTTCGCGGCACCCGCGGCTTCTCCGCGCAACCGGCGCCGGCCGCCGCCGATACACGGGGCATGCGCACTTGCACCGCCATCGCCGTCGCCCTCGTCACCGCCGCCACCTCGGGCTGTGCCCGTCACGCTCGCCGGTCCGCGCCGCCGGAGCAGGCCGAGGTCCACGTAACGCGCGCAATGGCCGCCCTGCAGGGCGGCGACCTCGACCGCGCCGAGGCGGAGCTGACCCTCGCGCTCGAATACGCGCCGCTGCCAACGGCCTACAACGGGCTGGGGCTCGTGGCGCGACAGCGCGGCGACCTGCGCACCGCGGCGTTCTACTTCGGGCGCGCCATCGAGTTGAACGACGACTTCGCCGAGGCCCATTCCAACCTCGGGGCGATCGCGCTGGAGCAGGGCGATCCGATCGGGGCCGAGGAGCACTTTCGCGCCGCGCTGGCGATCGACCCGGGCTACCGCGAGGCGCGTCACAACCTGGCGCGCGCCCTGCTGCTGCGCGGCGACTACGCCGGCGCGCGGGCGCAGTTGATGAAGCTCACGTCGGCCGACGATCAGTACGCGGACGGATGGGCGGAGCTCGCGCTGGTCGAACTGGCGCTCGGTCATCGCGCCGCCGCCGACCGCGCGATTCGCACGGCGCTCGCGCTCGACCCGGCGCACGCCACCGCGCTGCGCGCGCGCGCGGACCTCGCTCGCGCGGGAGGCGACTACGCCGCGGCGCTGGCCGACTACGGCGCGGCGATCGCGGCGCGCGGGGAGTTTGCGGACGCGCTCGTCGGACGCGGCGTGACGTATCTATTGGTGGGCCGGCGCGCCGACGCGCTGCGCGATCTCGAGCGCGCGGTCCGGCTCGCGCCGAACGACGCCGCAGCGCGGTTCGCCTACGGTGCGGCCCTCGCCGACTCGGGCGACGACCGCGGCGCGGTGCGCGAGCTCGGCCACGCGATCGACTTGCGCGCGGCGTGGGGCGCGGCCTATGCCGAGGCGCATCTGCTCCGCGCCCAGGCGCGCGAGCGACTCGGCGACGCCGCCGGCGCCCGCGCCGACTACGAGGCGTTCGTCGCGGCCGCGGGCGACCGGCCGGGGCTGGCGGCCCAGGTCGCCGCCGCCCGCGATCGCGCACGCCGCCTGCGCTGA
- a CDS encoding HAMP domain-containing protein has product MGLRGRFTLWFSLASLVAIAAAAVVTREVVATAFHRDFERTRRAAERDARRAIDGLTTAVARAVASLADGDRDVRGALFDLHTYGDVRPEVLAALQARAGGVMRGLGLDLLFVIDDRGRILAAPHSGVEGERDDTWRRLAATTHGAAFFAREPLARGGGTLRTELVVVAARTVTEGGRAVTVVGGRAVGDTLADAVRSEGRVAARMAARTGEGAPGAARSGRTLASDGVGATVAVHIADDRAPTGGGRLSIPLPGADGEPVAWLDIAVSDAELRRVQRRVTLAAVAIGAGALAVAVLLGFAVARGITRGLDDLVRGVQAAARGDLRHRVPAARADEIGAVAEAVNDMMRALEEANERLSVAQRIAAWQEIARRLAHEIKNPLTPIQMSVETLRKARARQHPAFDDLFDESTRTVLDEVKRLERIVSEFSQFARLPKPQFARVDVNDIVRAALALYRGAAPVDADLAPDLPPVCADRDQLAQVVLNLVENARDAACGGGRDGSVRVSTAPDSAGGVLLAVDDDGPGVPDDLRARLFTPYFTTKQRTGGTGLGLAIAHRIVTEHGGSISVGRSPLGGARFTVVLPPADDGNGPAAP; this is encoded by the coding sequence ATGGGGTTGCGCGGCCGGTTCACGCTGTGGTTTTCGCTCGCCTCGCTCGTCGCGATCGCGGCGGCCGCCGTGGTGACGCGCGAGGTCGTGGCGACCGCGTTCCACCGCGACTTCGAGCGGACGCGTCGGGCGGCCGAGCGCGACGCGCGACGCGCGATCGACGGGCTCACGACCGCGGTCGCGCGCGCGGTCGCTTCACTGGCCGACGGCGACCGCGACGTGCGCGGCGCGTTGTTCGACTTGCACACGTACGGCGACGTCCGCCCGGAGGTGCTCGCCGCATTGCAGGCGCGCGCCGGCGGGGTCATGCGCGGCCTCGGCCTCGATCTCTTGTTCGTCATCGACGACCGCGGCCGCATCCTCGCCGCGCCGCACAGCGGTGTCGAGGGCGAGCGCGACGACACGTGGCGGCGGTTGGCCGCCACCACGCACGGCGCGGCGTTCTTCGCCCGTGAACCCCTCGCCAGGGGCGGTGGTACGCTGCGCACCGAACTCGTGGTCGTCGCCGCGCGCACGGTGACCGAAGGCGGTCGTGCGGTCACGGTCGTGGGCGGCCGCGCTGTCGGCGACACGCTGGCCGACGCGGTGCGCAGCGAGGGACGCGTCGCCGCGCGCATGGCGGCCCGAACCGGCGAGGGCGCTCCGGGCGCGGCCCGCAGCGGGCGCACGCTCGCCAGCGACGGAGTCGGTGCGACGGTGGCCGTGCACATCGCGGACGACCGCGCGCCCACCGGCGGCGGCCGCCTGTCGATCCCGCTGCCCGGCGCCGACGGGGAACCGGTCGCGTGGCTCGACATCGCGGTGTCGGACGCGGAGCTGCGCCGCGTCCAGCGGCGCGTCACGCTCGCCGCCGTCGCCATTGGCGCCGGTGCGCTCGCCGTCGCGGTCCTGCTCGGCTTCGCCGTCGCGCGCGGCATCACCCGCGGGCTCGACGATCTCGTGCGCGGCGTGCAAGCGGCCGCGCGGGGCGATTTGCGCCACCGGGTGCCGGCGGCGCGTGCGGACGAGATCGGCGCGGTGGCCGAGGCGGTCAACGACATGATGCGCGCCCTCGAGGAGGCCAACGAGCGGCTATCCGTCGCGCAGCGCATCGCCGCGTGGCAGGAGATCGCGCGCCGCCTGGCGCACGAGATCAAAAACCCGCTCACTCCGATCCAGATGTCGGTCGAAACGTTGCGCAAGGCGCGCGCGCGGCAGCACCCGGCGTTCGACGACCTGTTCGACGAGTCGACCCGTACGGTGCTCGACGAGGTCAAGCGGCTCGAGCGCATCGTGTCGGAGTTCTCGCAGTTCGCGCGGCTGCCCAAGCCGCAGTTCGCGCGCGTCGACGTCAACGACATCGTGCGCGCGGCGCTCGCGCTGTACCGCGGCGCCGCCCCGGTGGACGCGGATCTCGCCCCCGACCTGCCGCCGGTGTGCGCCGATCGCGACCAGCTCGCCCAGGTCGTGCTCAACCTCGTCGAAAACGCGCGCGATGCCGCGTGTGGCGGCGGCCGCGACGGTTCGGTCCGCGTGTCCACTGCGCCGGATTCGGCCGGCGGTGTCCTGCTCGCGGTCGACGACGACGGCCCGGGCGTGCCCGACGACCTCCGCGCCCGGTTGTTCACTCCGTATTTCACGACCAAGCAGCGGACCGGAGGCACCGGGCTCGGCCTCGCGATCGCTCACCGCATCGTCACCGAACACGGCGGCTCGATCTCTGTCGGGCGCTCGCCGCTCGGCGGTGCGCGGTTCACGGTCGTGCTCCCGCCGGCCGACGACGGGAACGGCCCGGCCGCGCCGTGA